The Exiguobacterium mexicanum genome includes a window with the following:
- the ahrC gene encoding transcriptional regulator AhrC/ArgR — protein MNKGQRLIKIREIVTNREIETQDELVDELHRSGYPVTQATVSRDIKELHLVKVPLNDGRYKYSLPADQRFNPYGKMKRILGDSFVSVDSAQNLVVMKVLPGNADAIGVLIDHLSWDELIGTVCGDDTILMIARDEDQAKRIIERLLGML, from the coding sequence ATGAACAAAGGACAGCGCTTGATTAAAATTCGAGAAATCGTGACCAATCGTGAAATCGAGACACAAGACGAGCTCGTCGATGAGCTCCACCGCTCCGGCTATCCGGTGACGCAAGCGACAGTTTCGCGGGATATCAAAGAACTTCATCTCGTGAAAGTGCCGCTCAACGACGGTCGCTATAAGTATAGTCTCCCGGCCGATCAACGCTTCAATCCGTACGGCAAGATGAAGCGGATCCTCGGTGACAGCTTCGTCTCGGTCGACTCGGCTCAAAACTTGGTCGTCATGAAAGTGTTGCCGGGCAATGCGGATGCGATCGGTGTCTTGATCGATCATTTGTCATGGGACGAGCTGATTGGAACGGTATGTGGAGACGACACGATTTTGATGATCGCCCGTGACGAAGACCAGGCGAAACGAATCATCGAACGACTACTCGGAATGTTATGA
- the recN gene encoding DNA repair protein RecN, translating to MLAELSIKQFAIIDELNITFKRGMTVLTGETGAGKSILLDAIGLLVGGRGSSEFVRYGQDKAEIEGLFIVEPDHPILEAATQYGIEIEEGTVILRRDLHSSGKSVCRVNGKMMPLSTLRELGRLLVDIHGQHEHQHLMDAEYHLGILDSFAESELAPLLERYREAYVDWKNVADELKRLSQSEQELAQRMDLLAFQTNEIEAAELKVGEEQALTEERNELANFERIHQHVRLSYEAVADEAKGLDQIGIAMREMEEASALSTSLAPMAETISNAYFLLEDAKFQLRDQLDSLEFDPIRLDEIETRLALFQQLKRKYGATIDEVITYGEKIADELKSMTNREEHLQELSDRLAQLEQKVRTSGLTLSAARKQAATELEKAIQRELKELYMEKTQFEVRFKEGLFKADGLDQVEFYMMTNVGEPFKPLAKVASGGELSRVMLALKSIFSRTVGVASIIFDEVDTGVSGRVAQAMGEKIFRLSVGSQVLCITHLAQVAAMADQHLYITKTETDDRTKTNVSTLGHAERVDELGRMIAGAQMTDLTKQHVEELLTMSLQLKRKFIEGVS from the coding sequence ATGTTAGCAGAACTATCGATCAAACAATTTGCGATCATCGATGAACTGAATATCACGTTCAAACGTGGGATGACCGTATTGACAGGGGAGACCGGGGCCGGGAAGTCAATCTTACTCGACGCCATCGGTTTGCTCGTCGGGGGACGCGGCTCGAGCGAGTTCGTCCGTTACGGTCAAGACAAGGCGGAGATCGAAGGGCTGTTCATCGTCGAACCGGACCACCCGATCCTCGAGGCGGCGACCCAATACGGGATCGAGATCGAAGAAGGGACCGTCATTTTACGCCGCGACTTACATAGCAGCGGAAAGAGCGTATGCCGGGTCAACGGCAAGATGATGCCGCTATCGACGCTACGCGAACTCGGCCGACTGCTCGTCGATATCCATGGCCAGCACGAGCATCAGCACTTGATGGATGCCGAGTACCATCTCGGTATTTTGGACAGCTTTGCTGAATCCGAGCTCGCCCCGCTCCTCGAGCGATATCGCGAGGCTTACGTCGATTGGAAAAACGTCGCCGATGAGTTGAAACGGTTGAGTCAAAGTGAACAAGAGTTGGCCCAACGCATGGACTTGCTCGCGTTCCAGACGAATGAGATCGAGGCGGCCGAGCTGAAAGTCGGTGAAGAACAGGCGCTCACGGAGGAACGGAACGAGCTCGCCAACTTCGAGCGGATTCATCAGCACGTCCGGTTATCGTATGAGGCGGTCGCGGATGAGGCGAAAGGGCTCGACCAGATCGGCATCGCCATGCGCGAGATGGAGGAAGCCTCCGCATTGTCGACATCGCTCGCGCCGATGGCCGAGACGATCTCGAACGCTTACTTCTTGCTCGAAGACGCGAAATTTCAGTTGCGTGACCAGCTCGACTCGCTCGAATTCGATCCGATCCGGCTCGATGAGATCGAGACGCGGCTCGCTTTGTTCCAACAGCTGAAGCGGAAATACGGTGCCACGATCGACGAGGTCATCACGTACGGCGAAAAAATTGCCGATGAGTTAAAATCGATGACGAATCGGGAAGAACATTTGCAAGAACTATCGGACCGGCTCGCCCAGCTCGAACAAAAAGTACGTACGTCCGGGCTGACGCTATCGGCGGCCCGTAAACAAGCGGCTACCGAGCTCGAGAAGGCGATTCAGCGTGAATTGAAAGAATTATATATGGAGAAGACCCAGTTCGAAGTTCGGTTCAAAGAAGGACTGTTCAAGGCGGACGGGCTCGATCAAGTCGAATTCTATATGATGACGAACGTCGGGGAGCCTTTCAAGCCGCTCGCCAAAGTGGCCTCCGGCGGAGAATTGTCCCGCGTCATGCTCGCCTTGAAGTCGATTTTCTCGCGAACGGTCGGCGTCGCGTCGATCATTTTCGATGAAGTGGACACGGGTGTCTCGGGGCGGGTCGCCCAAGCGATGGGTGAGAAGATCTTCCGTCTGTCGGTCGGCTCACAAGTGCTCTGTATCACCCATTTGGCTCAAGTGGCCGCCATGGCAGATCAGCACTTGTACATCACGAAGACGGAGACGGATGATCGCACGAAGACGAACGTCTCCACGCTTGGTCATGCCGAACGAGTCGATGAGCTCGGGCGCATGATCGCCGGGGCGCAGATGACGGATTTGACGAAACAACATGTGGAGGAACTGCTCACTATGTCTCTCCAATTAAAACGGAAGTTTATCGAAGGGGTGTCTTAA
- the spo0A gene encoding sporulation transcription factor Spo0A, giving the protein MITLCIADDNREIVDLLTRQLESEDDLKVVGTAYDGEACLDVVKTHQPDVLLLDIIMPHLDGIGVLERLQTELAHAKPEVIMLSAFGKDEVTKQAVQLGASYFLVKPFNIQQLITKIRELAAGSSREFEAMSPEELDISLLLQQLGISPRIKGFKYIRQAVVYVRERQELLGLITKELYPMIAKEHETTSSRVERAMRHAIKTAWENGMRDHEMFDGRPERERSPKNSEFISYFVTYQSFKQK; this is encoded by the coding sequence TTGATCACATTATGCATCGCGGACGACAATCGAGAAATCGTCGACTTGTTGACCCGACAACTCGAGTCCGAGGACGACTTAAAAGTCGTCGGGACCGCCTACGACGGCGAGGCATGCTTAGACGTCGTCAAGACACACCAGCCGGACGTGCTGCTGCTCGACATCATCATGCCGCACCTGGACGGCATCGGCGTCCTCGAACGGTTACAGACGGAATTGGCTCATGCCAAACCGGAAGTGATCATGCTCAGTGCGTTCGGGAAAGATGAAGTGACGAAACAGGCAGTTCAACTCGGCGCTTCTTACTTTTTAGTCAAGCCGTTCAACATTCAACAATTGATCACGAAAATCCGCGAACTCGCCGCTGGTTCGAGCCGAGAATTCGAGGCGATGTCGCCGGAAGAACTCGATATCTCGCTGTTGTTGCAACAACTCGGGATTTCACCGCGCATCAAAGGATTCAAATATATTCGTCAAGCCGTCGTCTACGTCCGGGAGCGCCAAGAGCTGCTCGGATTGATCACGAAGGAACTGTATCCGATGATCGCGAAAGAGCATGAGACGACGTCGTCCCGTGTCGAGCGGGCGATGCGCCATGCCATCAAGACGGCATGGGAGAACGGGATGCGCGACCATGAGATGTTCGATGGCCGGCCTGAGCGCGAGCGCAGTCCGAAAAACTCTGAATTCATTTCATATTTCGTCACGTATCAATCGTTTAAACAGAAATGA
- a CDS encoding DUF2627 family protein encodes MRIIALLILIIPGLLGVYGIKLLRDSFFLKTSVPFSWIESVAAASMLQGTFGLLIAMGGIGFVAGYIFNRDKKTGKVPRIDS; translated from the coding sequence ATGCGTATCATCGCACTGCTGATCTTAATCATCCCTGGCCTACTTGGTGTCTATGGCATCAAGTTGCTTCGCGACAGTTTCTTCCTCAAAACGAGCGTCCCATTCTCTTGGATCGAGTCGGTGGCAGCCGCCTCGATGCTCCAAGGAACGTTCGGGCTGTTGATCGCGATGGGCGGGATTGGTTTTGTGGCAGGTTATATCTTCAATCGTGACAAGAAAACAGGCAAAGTCCCGCGAATAGATTCTTGA
- a CDS encoding sigma 54-interacting transcriptional regulator, which translates to MNKRLMIVGAGKGGTEVLKMLLDSPLVTVVAVIDPEAMAEGVQLARNHGIMTAGDWRVCAATRLDFVIETTGRSETFDELKEHFADAVVLPGEFIRIVVERLKQNQQMLEAIIDCTSEAISVADHNGNTILINPSYTRLTGFKKEDVVDKPATADIGMQESVHLKVLSTGQGVRDIRMQIGATRRDILVNAEPIIVEGKLRGSVGVIRDVSQIRALRDELQEAKTRIRNLEAKYQFADIIASSDAMRFVIEQARLAAVTPVTVLIRGESGTGKELFAHAIHGESPRKYKKFVRVNCAAISPTLLESELFGYEDGAFSGAKRGGKVGYFEEADGGSLFLDEIGELPVDVQVKLLRVLQEHEIVRVGGTNAIPVDVRIIAATNADLEQKVADGTFREDLYYRINRMPIHIPPLRDRLEEVEPLCERIVRKLNQEYGRSVRGVNREATELLKSQYWKGNVRELENVLGRAMIYMASSEQWIAPHHLQLSARVPSTRPTDALSLQDAVARYERDLIERAIEEADGNKSEAARRLHISIRTLYNKLERLQ; encoded by the coding sequence ATGAATAAACGATTGATGATTGTCGGTGCGGGGAAAGGCGGGACCGAGGTGTTGAAGATGTTGCTCGACTCGCCGCTCGTCACCGTCGTCGCCGTCATCGACCCGGAAGCGATGGCCGAAGGCGTGCAGCTCGCGCGCAACCACGGGATTATGACGGCGGGGGATTGGCGGGTATGTGCTGCAACACGTCTCGATTTCGTGATCGAGACGACCGGACGCTCTGAGACGTTTGATGAGTTGAAAGAACATTTTGCGGACGCGGTCGTCTTGCCCGGGGAGTTCATCCGTATCGTCGTCGAACGGCTGAAGCAAAACCAACAGATGCTCGAGGCGATCATCGACTGTACGAGCGAGGCGATCTCGGTCGCCGACCACAACGGGAATACGATTTTAATCAACCCGTCCTATACGCGACTGACGGGATTCAAGAAAGAAGACGTCGTCGATAAGCCGGCGACGGCCGACATCGGCATGCAGGAGAGCGTTCACTTGAAAGTGCTGTCGACCGGGCAAGGAGTCCGCGATATCCGGATGCAAATCGGGGCGACGCGGCGCGACATTCTCGTCAATGCCGAACCGATTATCGTCGAAGGGAAACTGCGCGGGTCGGTCGGTGTGATCCGGGACGTGTCTCAAATCCGGGCGCTCCGTGACGAGCTGCAAGAAGCGAAGACGCGTATCCGCAACCTTGAGGCGAAATACCAGTTTGCCGACATCATCGCGTCGAGCGACGCGATGCGCTTCGTCATCGAACAGGCCCGCCTCGCCGCGGTCACGCCGGTCACCGTCCTCATTCGCGGGGAGTCGGGAACAGGTAAGGAGTTGTTCGCCCATGCGATCCACGGAGAGTCTCCGCGGAAATATAAAAAGTTCGTCCGCGTCAATTGCGCGGCCATCTCCCCGACGCTCCTCGAGAGTGAGTTGTTCGGTTATGAGGACGGTGCCTTCAGTGGGGCGAAACGTGGTGGGAAGGTCGGCTATTTCGAAGAGGCCGATGGCGGCTCACTCTTCTTAGACGAAATTGGCGAACTGCCGGTCGACGTCCAAGTCAAACTCCTCCGTGTCCTGCAGGAACATGAGATCGTCCGGGTCGGGGGCACGAATGCGATTCCGGTCGACGTCCGCATCATCGCGGCGACGAACGCCGACCTCGAACAGAAAGTGGCGGACGGCACGTTCCGTGAAGACTTGTACTATCGGATCAATCGGATGCCGATTCATATCCCGCCGCTCCGGGACCGGCTTGAAGAAGTCGAGCCGCTCTGTGAGCGCATCGTCCGTAAATTGAATCAAGAGTACGGCCGCAGTGTGCGCGGTGTGAACCGTGAGGCGACCGAACTGCTGAAGAGCCAATACTGGAAAGGCAACGTCCGTGAACTCGAGAACGTGCTCGGCCGGGCGATGATCTATATGGCGAGCAGCGAACAGTGGATCGCCCCGCACCATCTTCAACTCTCAGCCCGTGTCCCGTCGACACGACCGACCGACGCGCTTTCCTTGCAAGACGCCGTCGCACGTTACGAACGAGATTTGATTGAACGGGCGATCGAGGAAGCGGACGGCAACAAGTCGGAAGCGGCTCGTCGATTACACATCTCGATCCGAACGCTGTATAATAAACTTGAACGTCTGCAATAA
- the yqiS gene encoding phosphate butyryltransferase: protein MNFERMLEQAKQLNGRTVSIAGAADVEVIRAVKLATDHGLSRFKLIGEAREIKRLCDDHGIDEDAVDIIHVKGDKEIAKRATLAVKTGEADVLMKGMVATSTFMKAVLSRETGLRTNRTLSHIALFQIPNRDRLIGVTDAAIHIAPTLDEKVDIIHNAVAAMHDIGYASPKVAAIAAVEVVNPQMTATLDAALLSQMNRRGQIKGCIVDGPLALDNAVDMVAAKQKGIASDVAGQADLLLVPYIEVGNVLYKSMMYFAGASVAAIVVGAAAPVVLTSRADTAEAKLYSLAFALLHAKK from the coding sequence ATGAATTTTGAACGGATGCTCGAACAAGCGAAACAACTGAACGGGCGCACCGTCTCGATCGCCGGGGCGGCCGACGTAGAAGTCATCCGCGCCGTCAAGCTCGCGACCGATCACGGATTGTCTCGGTTCAAACTGATCGGGGAGGCCCGAGAGATTAAACGATTGTGTGATGATCACGGCATCGACGAGGACGCGGTCGACATCATCCACGTCAAAGGCGACAAAGAGATTGCCAAACGGGCCACACTCGCCGTCAAAACGGGGGAAGCCGATGTGCTCATGAAAGGAATGGTCGCGACGTCGACGTTCATGAAAGCCGTGCTCAGCCGGGAGACGGGGCTGAGGACGAACCGGACGCTCAGCCATATCGCCCTGTTCCAAATCCCGAATCGGGACCGGCTGATCGGGGTGACCGACGCGGCGATCCATATCGCGCCGACACTCGATGAAAAAGTCGACATCATTCATAACGCCGTGGCGGCGATGCATGACATCGGTTACGCGTCGCCGAAAGTGGCCGCCATCGCGGCGGTCGAAGTCGTCAATCCGCAGATGACGGCGACACTGGACGCCGCACTGCTCAGTCAGATGAACCGGCGCGGACAAATCAAAGGTTGTATCGTCGACGGGCCGCTCGCGCTCGATAACGCCGTCGACATGGTCGCGGCCAAACAGAAAGGCATCGCCAGCGACGTCGCCGGACAAGCCGACCTATTGCTCGTCCCATACATAGAGGTCGGCAACGTCCTTTATAAGTCGATGATGTACTTTGCCGGAGCAAGTGTGGCGGCCATCGTCGTCGGCGCGGCCGCCCCGGTCGTCTTGACGAGTCGGGCCGATACGGCCGAGGCCAAGCTGTACTCACTCGCGTTCGCATTACTGCACGCCAAAAAATAA